In the Acidaminococcales bacterium genome, TTGGCCAATGCCTCCTCCTGCGTCAGGGGCGTCCCCGCGACGTCCTCGCGCATGACATTGCCGTAGGGCAGCACCTGCGCGGTCGGCTCCACGTTTTCCGTGTCAAGTTTGCCGAGCATGCCGGCGTAGCCGAGAATGTCATTGAACTGCCGGACAAAAAGCTCCAAATTTTCCTCCGGTATCTCCAGCCTGGCCAATCTGGCTATGTACTGAACTTCCTGCGCGCTTACCTTCATGGTTATACGCCCTCCTAAACTTGTCTTTAAATTTGCCCGGCGGCCGCCGCAAAAAAAACAAAAAGCGCGCGCTGCCGCAAAAACGGCGCGCCCTCGGCGGACGGCGGCGTGATTGCTTTAAGTATTATATCATAAATCGTCGCGCGTGATAACCACCTGCTTTTTGGCCTTTATTAATATTAATGCAAAAGATATTGCGAGCTTCATGAATAATAATTCCGCGCAAGGCGATGAAAACGAATTTGCTTCAAGTTGTTTTTTACGGCTTTTATTTTCTATATTTGCTATATTAATATTATTATAAAAATTCTTTTTTTCAAATTTTTTATTTAAAACCCTTGACAATATTTTTTTATTTATAATATAATAACGTATAAATAATACAGATGTTCGTTCTGAGAGGCCTGCAATGAATGTCGAGGCTTTAGGCGGCGCACAGTTAAAGAAGAAGCTTTTCCGTATTTACAATGAAGTAAATAAAGATATTTACGGTTTCGGCGTAGTTGAAATTAAAATTGACATAACTGCCGATTTTATAATGTTCTTTGGCAAGCACAACCGTGTGCAAGCCCTGAAAGTATTGGAAAAAAGATATATTGTTCTCAAGCAATCTGTTGACTATGCGCTTTTCCAAGAATTTAAGTTGCTTTTGCGGCAGAAACTTAACGCGGAGTTGGAGTTGTATCCAGCAGCTATTTTGAGGGATTATGAAACCAGCTCGCAAATCGCCGTTACAGTAGTTGTCTTGGGGAATAATTTATAAAAAATGCAATGATGACTGTTTTTATAGCGTTTACGTTATGGGAAAGTCGTTATTAATACCGGTTAATCCCGGGTTTTAATAACGGCTTTTTGTTTTTGGCGGACGCCCGGCAACACGCCGCAATGGGAAAACAGGCAAAATGTTGCGTTATTTTTGACAAAGGAGCTTTGCCATGCGCGTGGTAGTCGGCATAACCGGGGCGAGCGGCGCTGTCTATGCCTGCGCCTTGCTTGGCGCTCTCAACAGCCTGAATATTGACCTGGAGATTGTAGTGAGCGAAATGGGACGGCGCGTGCTTTCGTATGAGTGCTCTGCCGGACTGGATGATTTAGCCCGATGGGGCGCGGTACACGACAACAGCGACCTTTTTTCGGTATTGGCCAGCGGTTCCGCAAAGTTTGACGCCATGGTGATAGTCCCCTGCTCCGCGAACACCTTAAGCGCCCTGGCCAACGGGCTCGGCGGCAGCTTGCTTTTGCGCGCGGCTTCCGTCGCGCTCAAAGAAAGGCGCAATCTTATCGTGGTGATGCGGGAAACTCCTCTAAACCTTATAATTGTTGAAAACATGGCGGCGCTGATAAAAGCCGGGGCGCTTATCCTGCCGGCGTCGCCGGGATTTTACACGCGGCCCGTAGAAATATGGCAGCTTGTGGGCGGCATAGTAGGGCGGATAATTGACAATCTCGGCATAGATCATGCTTTAGGCGAAAGGTGGACGGGCGGTGAATACAATGAGCCGTGATTTGCGCGGATTCTTGCTCAAACTGCAAGACAGCGGCCTTTTGCGCCGTGTAAAGAGGCGCGTCAGCTCTCAATATGAAATAGCCGCGCTTTTAAAGAACACCAAAGGCGAGATGCCGCTATGTTTTGAACAGGTAGACGACTACAATTGTCCGCTGGTCGCCGGCATCGGCGGCACCCGCGAGTTGATGGCGCTGAGCGTGGGCGTTTCTCCCTGCGCTTTGCCGGAAGCTCTGGCTATGGCAATCGCGGCGCCTTTGCCGGTGGAAACGGTCGTGTCCGCGCCTGTGCAGGAGCACGTGATAAAAGCGCCTTTTAACCTTGACGAGCATTTCCCTGTGTTAAGGTACAACCAGCTCGATCCGGCCGGATTTTTAGTCTCCGGCGTAATGGTAGCAAAATCCGTTTCCGGCGAGAAATTTTACACATCGATCAGAAGGATGCAGTATCTCGGCAAAAACCGCAGTTGCCTTTTGGTTACTTCTTACGAGATGCGAAAACAAATAAGCCGTTATGAGGAAATAAAAGAGCCTATGCCGGTAGCGTTTATGTTTGGCGTCAGTCCGGCGGTGGTTTTGGCGTCGCAGATAAGCACGCATTATTATAATGCCGATAAATTCGCGGTAACCGGCGCGCTTTTGGGAGAAAATAGCCGGA is a window encoding:
- the gatC gene encoding Asp-tRNA(Asn)/Glu-tRNA(Gln) amidotransferase subunit GatC, yielding MKVSAQEVQYIARLARLEIPEENLELFVRQFNDILGYAGMLGKLDTENVEPTAQVLPYGNVMREDVAGTPLTQEEALANAPERFRGGYLVARVMEGGGA
- a CDS encoding UbiX family flavin prenyltransferase; translated protein: MRVVVGITGASGAVYACALLGALNSLNIDLEIVVSEMGRRVLSYECSAGLDDLARWGAVHDNSDLFSVLASGSAKFDAMVIVPCSANTLSALANGLGGSLLLRAASVALKERRNLIVVMRETPLNLIIVENMAALIKAGALILPASPGFYTRPVEIWQLVGGIVGRIIDNLGIDHALGERWTGGEYNEP